From the Ferviditalea candida genome, the window CAAAATCCTTGCGAGTGAAGTGGTATCTCTTTACGCCTAATGCTCTAGTCGCTTCAAATAAGGCTGCTTGCCGCTGGCCATAGTGATCCAGTGTAATCCGGAAATGCTCTTCACGAGGGTAGATGACAACGGCTAGTCCTTCTTGCTCAAACAGGGTTTGGGCGTTTTCCGTTCCTAACAGATTCGAAACATAGATCCCGTCAACAAATAGTTCCGAGCCTTGTATCTCTACCTTCCCTTCCTCAACATCCGCAATATCTCCGATGGTTTTTCCTTTCGAAAACCGTTTAAGCACGAAAAGCACAATCAGCCCGACGGCGGTCCCGCCGACGACATCCACCCACAATTCAGCCTTTATTATTTGCATGGTTAACGCCGTTGCAAAAGAAACAATTAAAGCAAAGTAATTTCTTGCCTCAAAGGTTTTGGCTATCCCATCGACATAAGCATCGCCACGGTATGCATACTCCGTATTTTCAAGATTTTTGAGGCTCTCGCGCTCCATTTTCCGAACATCCCGAAATTGTTGTATGGCTATAGCTAGGAAAGTCACGGCAATGAAATTTTTTGTCATCAGCGCTGGGATGGCAACAGCCCCTAAAGCGGCTGCAACAAATCCGGTCAATAGATGAATCATGTAGCCATTCGGATAGCTTGGATATTGCCGAAAATCCTCTTTAAGCGAAAGTAAACGGGCTAAAGTGCCCACGATAACAGCTGTCGCAATCATTACTATAAAATCGGTGGAAAGGATTTCACTTTTCATGAATTACACTCCTGAAATACACTCTTGAATTCGTTTGGCAAGCTGCTTATTCCTATCCAGTATTCCCTAATTAAAGCGTTTGAAAAACTTAGAATCACTTCTGGCCTTCAGCTTATACACTTCTTGTACACCTCGTTGAAAAGGCGCTTTAAAGATTCTGAAGTGCTTTTGTCTCTTGGGAGGAAAAAGCCGGGATCTTGGAGATATGATTCAAATGGCCTGTTGGATAAAAGTTTCTTTCTTGGGCAAACTGACCTTGGAAAGGCGGTTTAAAACGATGCCGCAAAAACGCAAAGAAAATACTCAACCATCTATAGCGCCAGGTATGAATGCTCATGATGATCTTGAGAAAAAAGCGACCGAGGAGGAGATCGCTCCGGTTACCCGGTTGTATTTAGATCGGACGCCAAATGATTAAGGTTAATAATCCGGTGTTGAGGCGTATGCATTTTGCGGAATGATCTTTTTTTTGTACGTCAATTTAATTAGGCGTCAAATAGCGTTGACATCGGGATGTTTTATAGCGCATTACGCCTCCAAAAGCCGCTGATCCGTGTAAGGGCCGCAGCAGAAATAAACGCCCGATTCAGCGATGGGATGTAAGAACATGTTCCCTTGTTATTGAATCGGACGTTTTCTTTGTTCGATGCTTTCTTTGTTAGGACATGAACACTTTCAGCTTCTCCCGGATGTCTTGGGCTGTCGAACCATTCAGCAGCTGCTGGGCAAATTCCTCGCAATCCTTGCGATTCAGCTTCGCTATGACCGACTTCATGCGGTTGAGCGCCGCGCTTTCCATGCTACATTCGTCCAGCCCGAAGCCAACAAGCACGGGCGCGGCGAGCGGATCGCCGGCCATGTCCCCGCACATGCCGACCCGTTTGCCCTCGGCATGTGCGGCGCGAATCAAAGTTTGGATGGAACGCAGCACGGACGGATGAAAATAATCGTACAAATATGCCACCTTTTCGTTCATCCGGTCTACGGCAAGCGTGTATTGCGTCAAATCGTTTGTGCCAATGCTGAAAAAGTCCACTTCTTTGGCAAACAGATCGGCAATCTGGATGACAGACGGAATTTCTGCCATAATGCCGACTTGAATCGTTCGGTCATAATCGATGCATTCGGCTTCCAATTCATGGCCTATATCCGCAACGACAGCCCTTGCTTGCCTCCATTCCTCGATGGAAGAAATCATCGGGAACATTATCCTTAGCTTGCCGTATGCGCTGGCGCGCATAATTGCGCGAAGCTGCGTTCTCAGCACCTCCGGTTGGTTCAGCCCGATCCGGATTGCCCGATAGCCGAGAAACGGATTGGCCTCATTCTCCAGAGACAAATACGGCAATTTCTTATCGCCGCCGACATCAAGAGTACGGATGACGACGGGCTTGCCGTCCCACATCGAGGCGATTTCTTTGTACACTTCAAATTGCTCTTGCTCCGACGGCATCTTGGTTGCGTTCATGTACATAAACTCGGTGCGGAATAGCCCGACTCCTTCGGCGCCGCCATCAACGGCTTGATGGGAATCCTGCACGGAGCTGATATTGGCGGCAAGCTCGAATGTCGCACCGTCCACCGTACGAGCCGGCAATCGCCGGAACGCCTCCAGCTTGCCGGACTCCGCGATTAAAGTTCGTTTTTTCGCACGATACGTCTCCATCGTCGCTTCCTCAGGGTGAACGATGCATATTCCCGCTTCGCCATCGATAATGATAGGAACCCCGTGCGGAATCTTCTTGATCGCAGGGCCTACGCCGACGATCGCCGGAATGCCCATTGATCGCGCCAATATCGAGGTATGTGACGTTTTCCCGCCAATTTGCGTGACGAATCCGAGAATACTCTGCGGATTGATTTCCATCGTATCGGACGGACTGATATCGTGGGCGATTAGAATAGCGCCTTCTTTCATGGCGCTGAGTGTTTGGCGCTCCTTGCCTTGCAGCGCGTCGAGCATCCGCCCCCCGATATCGCGAATATCCTGCGCCCGTTCTTTCATATAATCTTTGTCCATACTCTCGAACAGCTTGACGAATTTCTCCATTACCCGCAGCGCTGCCGCTTCCGCAGTCAGGCGATGTTTGCGGATCACCGTTTCCATATCTCCGGTAAAGACCGGATCATTTAGCAGCCCTTGATGGCCGATGATAATGCCCTTCTGCTTGTCGTCCAAACGATCCTGGTTCCGCTCCAATATCGCCTGCAGATCGCCCATTACCAGCGCTTTGGCAGCAGCCAGTTTCGCAAGCTCCTCATCGATTTGCGTTTCGGGAACGGCAGCTTCCCGGTCCACAACCCGTTCATCCGGATGAAGCCCGTAATGAAACGAAGTTCCGATTTGAATACCCGATGATGCCGCTATCCCGGTTATGATCCGTTCGTTCATGCTCATTCTCCGAACCCGCTCTCGATCATGGCGATCAGTTCGGCAACAGCCTGCGCTTCATCCGGGCCTTCGGCGGATATCGTCACGGCTGTGCCTTTGCCGATCCCGAGCGACATTAAATTCAGAATGCTTTTCGGATTGATTTTGTCGTCCTCGCTTGAAACCGTAAGCGTGATTTCGCTTTCAAATTTATTCGCCAATTCTGTAAACATTTGAGCAGGTCTAAGGTGAAAGCCTTGCTCATTTCGTATGGCAGTCGTTTGGGTAATCATATCTCTCCACTCCCTGACGCTTTCTAAAAATGTCGTTAAAACTGCAGCAACTGCAAAATATCTTCGGCCGATCCGGCATTCTGCAACTGTTCCCGGAACGATTCGTGAACGAGCTTCCTGGAAATCAATGTCAATATTTTCAGATGCTCCTGTCCCGCTTGTTGCTGCGGTACCCCGATGAGGAATGCCATCGTGACAGGCTTGTTATCGAGAGAGTTCCATTCCACCGGCTGCGCAAATTTGGCGAACGCGAGTCCAGGTTTGCTTACCGCTGCTGATTTTCCGTGCGGAATCGCCACGCCGAAGCCGATGCCGGTCGAGCCTGTCGCTTCCCGGACGAATACGTCGCTGACGAAAAGAGCGGGTTCAGTCACATGTCCCGATTGTGTGAACATCGCCGACATTTGTTCGATAGCCTCGCGTTTGCTTCCCGCCTGAAGGTGAAGACAAATCGTTTCTTTACTGATTATATCGCTGATGTTCAACGAAAAACTCACTCCTTAATCGTGCATCCCTTGGTTATGCTTTGTTTTTCTTTAAAAAATTAACCATAATTGCCGTAACTACCATACCAACGACGATAGATACCGTATACATGAACAAATTCCCAACCGCATGCGGAATCGGCAGAACGAAGATGCCGCCATGCGGAACCTGCAGCGTTGCGCCGAAAGCCATCGAGAGCGCGCCTGTAATCGCGGAACCGACCATAATGCTTGGAATGACGCGCAGCGGATCAGCCGCAGCGAACGGGATGGCTCCCTCTGTAATGAAAGATATGCCCAGAATCGATGCCGCTTTGCCCGCTTCCTTTTCTTCCTTCGTATATTTCTTCGGACTAAGCAAGGTCGCCAGGAACAAGCCGAGCGGAGGCGTCATGCCGGCCGCCATCACCGCCGCCATAGGACCATATATGTTGCTGGCCAGCAAGCCGACAGCGAACGTATATGCCGTTTTATTGACGGGACCGCCCATGTCGAATGCCATCATCGCGCCGAGAATCAAGCCCAGGAATACGGCATTGGTCGAGCTCATGCCTTTCAGCCAAGCGGCTAACACATCCATAATCGTTTTTATCGGCGACCCGATGACATATTGCATCATGAGCCCGACAAATAAAGTCGACAGCAGCGGAATAATCAGGATCGGCTTCAAGCCCTCGAAATTTTTCGGAAGCTTGATCGACTTTCTGAGCCAGAGTGCCACGTAACCGGCCAGGAAGCCGGCGATAATGCCGCCCAAAAATCCCGCGCCGATCTTCGAAGCCATCATTCCGCCTACGAGACCAGGAGCCAAACCGACGCGATCGGCGATGGAGAAGGCGATGAAGCCGGACAGAATGGGAACCATGAGAGCGAATGCCGAGCCGCCCCCGATATCCATAAGCGCAGCGGCAAAAGAGCCCGGTTCCTTAAATGCCAGAATGCCAAAAGTGAACGACAAGGCGATAATCAAACCGCCGGCCACAACCAGCGGAAGCATATTCGATACGCCGGTCATCAGGTGCTTGTAGAAACCGGAACGCTGCGCGCTGCGCTGTTCTTTCACCTGCTGAACCTGCTGCATATAGTCCGACTTGCTTGCCGGTTGCTTGGCGAGAGCTTCCTGAAGCAGACGATCCGGGTTTTTAATTGCCTCGGAGACCCCGACCTTCACGACGGGCTTGCCGGCAAAGCGGGATTCTTGGACATCCGTGTCGGCTGCAATAATTATCGCATGCGCTTCGCGGATTTCCTGCTCGCTCAGTTCGTCTTCAATCCCGATCGCGCCGCGTTTTTCGACTTTGAAATCAAGCCTTTGCTCAGCGGCAGCCTTCTCCAGCGATTCGGCGGCCATGTACGTATGGGCAATTCCGGTAGGGCAAGCTGTTACCGCCAATATTTTTTTCCCCATTTGAGAAATCCTCCCTTATTTATTGTTTGATATCGGTTGAACCGATACCAGATGGACGTGCTCCAATACTTCGGACAAACTGCAGACCTGAGTGCCTTCCTTTGAAGCTGTCAGCGTTCCCGCCGCGGACGTAATCGCAGCCGTTTCCTTCAGCGATTTGCCGTTCAGCATGCAGTAGATCAGGGCCGCAACCATCGAGTCCCCCGCTCCTACGGAGCTTTTTATCGTGATCGGGAATGGCCTGACGCGGAACGTCTCCGTTTCGTTGATGGCGATCGATCCCTTCTCGCCCATCGACACCAGAATGAGAGAAACTCCGTTTGCAATCATTTCTCTTCCGGCCGCAACAATCTCCTCGTCGGACTTAAGCGATTTGCCGCTCCACTGCTCCAACTCATGGATGTTCGGCTTAAGCGCATACGGCCCAGCGGAAACCCCTTGCTTGAGCGCATCCCCGTCAGCATCGAGCACTGTAATGATGTTGCTGTTCTTTGCAGCCCGAATGAGTTCCGCATAGACGGAAGCCGGAACGCCGGGCGGAAGACTTCCGGCGAGCACCAGATGGGTTGCACCTTTCAGGTTGTCTCGTATTCTATCCATGACGGCCTGCAGATCCCGGGGACTGATTTCCGCCCCCGGCTCGTTAATTTCCGTCGTCGTTTTTGCGGAAGCGTCAACAATTTTTAAATTCGTGCGTGTCCGCCCTGCTACTTGCAAGAAGTCGACGGTTAGCCCCGTAGTCCGCAAAAGCTTCGCAAGCTCGTTCCCTTCATCCCCGCCATACAGCCCCGCAGCAACGACCGGAAGCTGAAAGTCGTGAAGCAGCTTGGCAACGTTAATCCCTTTGCCGCCGGGATCGAGGCGGACTTGCCGAGCTCGGTTCAAGCTACCTATCCGGAGCTCGTCGAGTACGATCGTTTTGTCTAAAGACGGGTTAAATGTAACGGTTAACACAGTTGGTTTCATTTCTCATCCATTCCTATCGGGCTCCGCGTCGATAATGGTTATGCCGTTATCGACGAGATTTTTTCTGTCTTCTTCATGAATGCCTGTATCCGTTATGCAAATGTCGATATCCGCCAAATCGGCAAATTTGGCGAAGCTGGACTTGCCGAATTTGGATGAATCGGTGACCAGGATGACTTCCCGCGCGCAAGCGATCATTTTCCGCTTGATTTCGGCTTCCGCCATGTTCGGCGTCGTCAATCCGATCTGATGGTCAACCCCATTGGTCGCGATAAAGCATTTGTCTACGCGAATTCGGCTCAAGCAAAGCTCGGTGAACATTCCGACCATCGATTGCGTAGAAGAACGGAAAGTGCCGCCGAGAAAAATGATTTCAATTCCCGGGTGATGATCCAAGTAAGCCGTCGAGATGACGGCATTCGTAACGACGGTCAAATGACTGAAAGCTTTCAACTCCTGCAGTACATAGAAGGTTGTGGTTCCGGAATCGAGCAAAATTGTATCGCCGTTTTTGACCAGCTCCGCCGCTTTTTTGGCGATCGCTTTCTTCTCGGCTTGCGCTTGAATCTCCTTTTCTATAAAGCTGGGCTCGACGTTTACGTTTTGTTTGACGGCTATTTTGTTCGAGACGGCCCCGCCATGCGTTCTTTTCAGCAGGTTGGCGTTTTCCAGTTCCCTTAAATCTCTGCGGATCGTGGATTCGGACACTTCCATCAATTTGCTTAATTGAATGACGTCTACACGTTCTTCTTGTTCAATTTTCTCAAGAATGAAGCTTTTCCGTTCTTCAACAAACATATCGCATTCTCACCTCCCAGCTTTCAATTATCACCATTTTACTGTGAATGAATTTGATTGTTTATGCTCAAATATGATTATATACAATTTGTAATCGCTGTCAATATCATAAACGATCATGTTCGGTCAAAAATAAGCCCTCGGTGGTTGGACTGGGAGGAAAAGCGGCACAAAACCCGAACTAGTTTATATTATGGGCTGAAGAATATAATGTAGAAGGAGACCCTACGATGAATGAAGTTCTTATTCTGGAAAGTCTTGCAGACGGTTATTATGAAATCGATATGAATGGCAGGTTTACGTTTTTGAATCATTCATTATGTGCCATTCTTGGATATTCCAAAGATGAATTGATTGGAATGAAATTTATAAATCTCATGGATCAACGAATGGCGAATAAAATAGATTCCACCTTAAATAGAGTTTATCATTCTAATGAGCCTGTCAAATCAGTAGAGTGGGAGTATGTTCGAAAAGACGGCTCTAAAAGATTCGCTGAGGGTTCAATATCTGTTGTCAAGAATAATGAAGGGCATTCGATCGGTTTTCGGGGGATTATTCGAGATGTTACTGAACGAAAGAGGGCGGGAAAGGAACTTTTAGACACTAAGGTAAAACTGGAATCTTTTATCAATAACAGTTCAGACGCTATTGTTATCGTTGATTTGGAAGGGAATACCGTTCAAGTTAACCCTGCTTTCGAAAAAATGTTTGGTTGGAACGAGCAAGAGGTAATTGGCCGATTAGTGCCTATTGTTCCCGACGATTTGATAGAAGAGGCGACGGAGATTTTTACGAAGGTGTTTTCGGGGGCAGGTATTACGGAGCATGATACAATTCGAAAAAGAAAAGACGGGAGTCTGATTCACGTAAGCGTGATGGTCTCGCTTATAAAAGACGGACAGGGAAATGTTATTGCCACTGCCGGTATTTTAAGGGATATCACTGAGAGGAAAACAATGGAAAAGGCCATTCGGGAAAGTGAGGAAAAATACCGTCTTATAGCAGAAAATACGTCGGATTTAATTGCTATTGTAGGAGTAGACAGAAAACTGAAGTATGCTTCTCCGTCGCATCAAATGATTTTAGGGTTTTCACCGGAGTCATTGCCGCTCAACTTGCTTTATCCTGAAGACATTCAAGTCGTGCATAAAGTTTTCTCAGAAATAATTCAAACCCGAAAACCGTGTCAGTTTGAATTTCGCTATCAACATAAGGATGGCCATTGGGTTGATCTTGAGACGTTTGGTACGCCTGTGATCGGTGAAAATGGAGATGTGGAAAGTATTGTCCTCGTTTCTCGTGATGTAACCAAGCGCAGGGAGGCCCAACAACAATTAAGAGAGAGTGAGGAACGATATCGATCACTCTTTGAACATAATCCTGATATGGTTTTTTCACTCGATCCCAATGGAAATTTCATTAGTGTAAATACATCCGGTTTCAGGATTTCAGGATATCCGGTTGAAGAACTTTATCAAAAGTCGTTTATATCTCTGGTAGTTACAAAAGATGCAAGGAGAATATCGCAATATTTAAAGAGGGCAATTCAAGGACAACCGCAGAATTATGAAACTGCTATTTTTCACAAGAATAGGGGGAGTATTGACCTTTCAGTTACAAATATCCCTATTACCGTAGAAAATAAAATCGTGGGTATTTATGGAATTGCAAAGGATATTACCGAATTAAAAAGGACGGAGGATTTGCTGCGGAAATCGGAAAAGCTGGCTGTTGTAGGTCAATTGGCAGCAGGAGTCGCTCATGAGATCCGCAATCCATTAACGGCTATACGAGGATTTGTTCAAATTCTGAAGTCTAAGCTGTGTGAACATAAAGAATATTTTACTATCATGCTAACCGAGTTGGATCGTATTGAGCTCATCATTAGTGAATTTCTTGTACTTGCCAAACCTCAGGTTGTAAAGTTTGAACAAAGAGATCTTCGGAATATCTTGGAAGATATTATTAGGCTGCTTGGTACCCAGGCTATCATGAATAATGTTCAATTTTTGACTGAGATCGAGGATGAAATTCCTTCTATCCAATGTGCGGCAAACCATTTAAAACAAGTGTTCATCAACGTTCTAAAAAATGCAATTGATGCAATGCCGAACGGGGGGGAAATTCTAATTCAAGCAAAGATGAAAGATTCTCACAAACTGTTGATTCGTTTTGCTGACCAGGGATGTGGAATTTCGGAGGAACGGTTGCCAAGGTTGGGAGAACCTTTTTATACCACCAAAGAAAAAGGCACCGGATTAGGGTTGATGATCAGTTATAAAATTATTGAAGATCATGCGGGGAGTATGATCATTTCGAGTGAGGTAAATAAAGGGACCACCGTTGATATCATTTTGCCTATCTCGAATAAGTTTGGTGCTGACGACTAGATATCAAGATATATTGGGATAGGTATAGAGTATGATAAAATAAGTGAAGACATAACGAGATCAGCTTCGGGAAACAATCAAATTTTACTTAAGGGGAATCGCAGCTATGAAGGTTTCATTATTTATCACCTGTCTATCGGATATTTTTTTCCCCGAAGTCGGGAAATCTGTTGTGGAAATTTTGGAAAGGCACGGAGTGGAGGTGGATTTTCCCGAAGGGCAAACCTGCTGCGGGCAGCCTGCCTATAACAGCGGGTATGTCAAGGATGCCAAGAAGGCAGCCAAACAGCTTATTCAGGCATTCAGCCACAGCGATTATGTCGTAGCGCCGTCCGGCTCCTGTGTCTCGATGGTGCGCCACTACTATAAAGAGATGTTCAAGGATGAAGAGGAATGGGTTGCGAAAGCCGACCGTTTATCTCAAATAACATATGAGTTCACGGAATTCCTTGTCAACGTCTTAGGGATTACCGATGCGGGAGCGGAGCTTCACGGGGTGGCGACCTATCATCAATCGTGCCATATGAGCCGGGGATTGGGGGTCCGGAATGAGCCGATGCAGCTGTTGTCCGAAGTGAAAGGACTGGAAGTGAAGGAGCTGCCCTACCGTCAAGACTGCTGCGGATTTGGCGGCACGTTTGCCGCGAAAATGAGCGAAATCTCCGAAAAAATGGTCGATGAGAAAATCAAAAACATCGAGTCCACCGGAGCCGAAGTGCTGATCGGAGCGGATATGGGATGCCTGATGAATATCGGCGGCCGTTTGCGCAGACAGGGAAAAGAGATTGAAGTCATGCATATATCTGAGGTTTTGGCAAAGGGGAAACGGAAATGAGCGGGGACAGCAAAGCATTTTTTGAACGCGTCGAGCAAGCGCTGGATGATTCTCAGCTGCAGAAAGCCATCCCTTTTACACAGGACCGTCTTCGTTCGGGGCGAATGGCCGCGGTGGAAGTGCTCGGGAATGTGGAGGAATGGAGAGATCTGGCTTCGCTAATTCGCATGCATACGATCGAAAATCTGGACAGCTATTTGGAGCAGCTTGCGGAGAATGTGCGCAAGAACGGAGGGCATGTTCATTTTGCCCCCAAGGCTGAAGATGCTGTGGATTATGTGATCCGGGTCGCCAAACAAAAAGCGGCCAAGAAAGTCATTAAATCCAAATCGATGGTGTCGGAGGAGATTCATCTCAACAAGCATTTGGAAGAAGCGGGTCTGGCAGTGGTCGAATCCGATCTGGGCGAATACATCATTCAATTGGCGGGTGAGACGCCCTCCCACTTGATTGCTCCGGCTATTCACAAAACCAGAGGGCAGGTCGCCGAGCTTTTCTCGAAGGTGGCAAAGCGGGAGCTTTCCGAGGAAACCGAGGAGCTGTGCCAATTTGCAAGAGATCAGCTGCGCCAGGAGTTTCTGGAAGCGGATATCGGCATCTCCGGCTGCAACTTTGCGGTTGCCGAGTCGGGCTCCGTCGTCTTGATCAGCAACGAGGGAAATGCCCGCTTAACGACAACCCTTCCCAAAGTGCATATTGCCATCATGGGGATGGAGCGGCTTGTCCCTACCTGGAATGAGCTGGATATGGCCGTATCCATGCTGACGCGGAGCGCTACAGGGCAGAAAATATCGGTTTATATGACCGGGATCAACGGACCGCGCCGGAAAGGGGATCTTGACGGCCCTGAAGAATTTCATTTGATCATTCTGGATAATGGCAGATCCGACATATTGGGCAGTGCTTATCAGGAAATCTTGAAATGCATTCGCTGCGGGGCTTGCGTAAACGTATGTCCGATTTACCGCAATATTGGCGGACATGCTTATGGCGGCGTATACAGCGGGCCGATCGGAGCCGTGCTTTCCCCATTATTGGAAGGATACGAAAAGACCAAGGAGCTTCCCTTTGCATCAAGTCTCTGCGGCGCCTGCTCGGAGGTGTGCCCGGTCAAAATCCCGCTGCATGATTTGCTGCTGGAGCATCGCAAGGTCGAGGCGGAAAAAGGCTATACTCCAATGACCGAAAAGCTCGCCTTTAAAGCGTTCGGCTTTACCGCGGAGCATCCTGCCGTATATGAAAAGGCGGTTAAGCTTTCCCGCCCGGGAACGGGATTATGGGCCAAGGACGGATACATTTCCAAAGCACCGGGACTCCTGTCAGGCTGGACCGATGTCAGAGACCTTCCGCAGCCGGCCAAGCAATCGTTCCGCGAGTGGTGGAAGACTCACAAGAAAGAAGGAAATTAAACATGGATGCGCAAAAAACACAGGAAGCCTTTCTTGACCATATTGCAAACAAGCTGGGACGTCCCCGCCGCCATGGCGTAACGCCTCCAGTCTGGCCCAACAAGCCGTATGCGCATCTCTATCAAGGGCTCGGCCGGGAGGATTTGGTCCAGCAATTTATTGCAAATTTGGCTGCCTTGAATCAGACGGAGGTTGACCGGATACCGAAATCCGAACTGGGCAGGGTGCTGCATAAAGCAACCGCCAAATTTGCCGCCCGTTCCGTGCTGTCCTGGGAGGATGAGCGGTTTTATTCCTTACAGCTTGAGCAGTGCTTGAAAGAAACGGGTGTGGTGCACCGGGTTTGGCGCCCGACGGAGGATGAACAGGAGCTTCGGGCATACGCTGCCCAAGCGGATATGGGGATCGCCTTTGCGGAAATGGGCTTGGCTGAGACCGGCACGGTGGTTTTGTGGAATGGCGGCGGCCGCGGGCGGTTGGTC encodes:
- a CDS encoding YIEGIA family protein, with the protein product MKSEILSTDFIVMIATAVIVGTLARLLSLKEDFRQYPSYPNGYMIHLLTGFVAAALGAVAIPALMTKNFIAVTFLAIAIQQFRDVRKMERESLKNLENTEYAYRGDAYVDGIAKTFEARNYFALIVSFATALTMQIIKAELWVDVVGGTAVGLIVLFVLKRFSKGKTIGDIADVEEGKVEIQGSELFVDGIYVSNLLGTENAQTLFEQEGLAVVIYPREEHFRITLDHYGQRQAALFEATRALGVKRYHFTRKDFEKGRIVITLVPIVRDPDKLIEAVKKTPLLESVKKSHAVMKTNLTGKE
- the ptsP gene encoding phosphoenolpyruvate--protein phosphotransferase, with protein sequence MNERIITGIAASSGIQIGTSFHYGLHPDERVVDREAAVPETQIDEELAKLAAAKALVMGDLQAILERNQDRLDDKQKGIIIGHQGLLNDPVFTGDMETVIRKHRLTAEAAALRVMEKFVKLFESMDKDYMKERAQDIRDIGGRMLDALQGKERQTLSAMKEGAILIAHDISPSDTMEINPQSILGFVTQIGGKTSHTSILARSMGIPAIVGVGPAIKKIPHGVPIIIDGEAGICIVHPEEATMETYRAKKRTLIAESGKLEAFRRLPARTVDGATFELAANISSVQDSHQAVDGGAEGVGLFRTEFMYMNATKMPSEQEQFEVYKEIASMWDGKPVVIRTLDVGGDKKLPYLSLENEANPFLGYRAIRIGLNQPEVLRTQLRAIMRASAYGKLRIMFPMISSIEEWRQARAVVADIGHELEAECIDYDRTIQVGIMAEIPSVIQIADLFAKEVDFFSIGTNDLTQYTLAVDRMNEKVAYLYDYFHPSVLRSIQTLIRAAHAEGKRVGMCGDMAGDPLAAPVLVGFGLDECSMESAALNRMKSVIAKLNRKDCEEFAQQLLNGSTAQDIREKLKVFMS
- a CDS encoding HPr family phosphocarrier protein — its product is MITQTTAIRNEQGFHLRPAQMFTELANKFESEITLTVSSEDDKINPKSILNLMSLGIGKGTAVTISAEGPDEAQAVAELIAMIESGFGE
- a CDS encoding PTS sugar transporter subunit IIA, with translation MNISDIISKETICLHLQAGSKREAIEQMSAMFTQSGHVTEPALFVSDVFVREATGSTGIGFGVAIPHGKSAAVSKPGLAFAKFAQPVEWNSLDNKPVTMAFLIGVPQQQAGQEHLKILTLISRKLVHESFREQLQNAGSAEDILQLLQF
- a CDS encoding PTS fructose transporter subunit IIC; translation: MGKKILAVTACPTGIAHTYMAAESLEKAAAEQRLDFKVEKRGAIGIEDELSEQEIREAHAIIIAADTDVQESRFAGKPVVKVGVSEAIKNPDRLLQEALAKQPASKSDYMQQVQQVKEQRSAQRSGFYKHLMTGVSNMLPLVVAGGLIIALSFTFGILAFKEPGSFAAALMDIGGGSAFALMVPILSGFIAFSIADRVGLAPGLVGGMMASKIGAGFLGGIIAGFLAGYVALWLRKSIKLPKNFEGLKPILIIPLLSTLFVGLMMQYVIGSPIKTIMDVLAAWLKGMSSTNAVFLGLILGAMMAFDMGGPVNKTAYTFAVGLLASNIYGPMAAVMAAGMTPPLGLFLATLLSPKKYTKEEKEAGKAASILGISFITEGAIPFAAADPLRVIPSIMVGSAITGALSMAFGATLQVPHGGIFVLPIPHAVGNLFMYTVSIVVGMVVTAIMVNFLKKNKA
- the pfkB gene encoding 1-phosphofructokinase; the protein is MKPTVLTVTFNPSLDKTIVLDELRIGSLNRARQVRLDPGGKGINVAKLLHDFQLPVVAAGLYGGDEGNELAKLLRTTGLTVDFLQVAGRTRTNLKIVDASAKTTTEINEPGAEISPRDLQAVMDRIRDNLKGATHLVLAGSLPPGVPASVYAELIRAAKNSNIITVLDADGDALKQGVSAGPYALKPNIHELEQWSGKSLKSDEEIVAAGREMIANGVSLILVSMGEKGSIAINETETFRVRPFPITIKSSVGAGDSMVAALIYCMLNGKSLKETAAITSAAGTLTASKEGTQVCSLSEVLEHVHLVSVQPISNNK
- a CDS encoding DeoR/GlpR family DNA-binding transcription regulator, giving the protein MFVEERKSFILEKIEQEERVDVIQLSKLMEVSESTIRRDLRELENANLLKRTHGGAVSNKIAVKQNVNVEPSFIEKEIQAQAEKKAIAKKAAELVKNGDTILLDSGTTTFYVLQELKAFSHLTVVTNAVISTAYLDHHPGIEIIFLGGTFRSSTQSMVGMFTELCLSRIRVDKCFIATNGVDHQIGLTTPNMAEAEIKRKMIACAREVILVTDSSKFGKSSFAKFADLADIDICITDTGIHEEDRKNLVDNGITIIDAEPDRNG
- a CDS encoding PAS domain S-box protein produces the protein MNEVLILESLADGYYEIDMNGRFTFLNHSLCAILGYSKDELIGMKFINLMDQRMANKIDSTLNRVYHSNEPVKSVEWEYVRKDGSKRFAEGSISVVKNNEGHSIGFRGIIRDVTERKRAGKELLDTKVKLESFINNSSDAIVIVDLEGNTVQVNPAFEKMFGWNEQEVIGRLVPIVPDDLIEEATEIFTKVFSGAGITEHDTIRKRKDGSLIHVSVMVSLIKDGQGNVIATAGILRDITERKTMEKAIRESEEKYRLIAENTSDLIAIVGVDRKLKYASPSHQMILGFSPESLPLNLLYPEDIQVVHKVFSEIIQTRKPCQFEFRYQHKDGHWVDLETFGTPVIGENGDVESIVLVSRDVTKRREAQQQLRESEERYRSLFEHNPDMVFSLDPNGNFISVNTSGFRISGYPVEELYQKSFISLVVTKDARRISQYLKRAIQGQPQNYETAIFHKNRGSIDLSVTNIPITVENKIVGIYGIAKDITELKRTEDLLRKSEKLAVVGQLAAGVAHEIRNPLTAIRGFVQILKSKLCEHKEYFTIMLTELDRIELIISEFLVLAKPQVVKFEQRDLRNILEDIIRLLGTQAIMNNVQFLTEIEDEIPSIQCAANHLKQVFINVLKNAIDAMPNGGEILIQAKMKDSHKLLIRFADQGCGISEERLPRLGEPFYTTKEKGTGLGLMISYKIIEDHAGSMIISSEVNKGTTVDIILPISNKFGADD
- a CDS encoding (Fe-S)-binding protein; the protein is MKVSLFITCLSDIFFPEVGKSVVEILERHGVEVDFPEGQTCCGQPAYNSGYVKDAKKAAKQLIQAFSHSDYVVAPSGSCVSMVRHYYKEMFKDEEEWVAKADRLSQITYEFTEFLVNVLGITDAGAELHGVATYHQSCHMSRGLGVRNEPMQLLSEVKGLEVKELPYRQDCCGFGGTFAAKMSEISEKMVDEKIKNIESTGAEVLIGADMGCLMNIGGRLRRQGKEIEVMHISEVLAKGKRK